One genomic region from Muriicola soli encodes:
- a CDS encoding CHRD domain-containing protein, with protein MKNLLSLFSAAILVFGLQSCSNDDDSPYNDGNPDPVNLNSKTYALGSAAVPEISGTATFTDNTDGTVTIDLALQNTPTGGQHPAHIHFNTAAEGGGIALSLGVVDGDSGESSITVDALDDGTPITYEGLLDFDGYINVHLSAEELATIVAQGDIGQNELTGESKTYVLDAVDVPNISGTATFSERVNGEALAVIELANTPAGGEHPGHIHNNTAAEGGGIAFTFNPVIGDAGISKTNVAALDDGSAFGFADVLSFDGYINVHLSADDLATLVAQGDIGQNELTGESIAYDLAEKDVAGISGTALFEERVNGTTLVTIQLTGTPEGGSHPAHIHENDIATTGPIIVGLTSVNGDTGLSKTQVSELVGGAQVSYTDLLTANAYINVHLSNDDLATIVAQGNIGSNVGDGNESKTYDVVNDGATAYVFNGEELTDFSNPDLTLKRGSTYTFNIDAPGHPFLIKEVQGPGTMDLYNEGVTDNGAVAGAVTFTVPADAPDILYYNCEFHASMTGTFTIVD; from the coding sequence ATGAAAAATCTTCTTTCCCTTTTTTCTGCAGCTATTCTGGTCTTCGGACTACAGAGTTGCAGTAATGATGATGACTCCCCGTATAACGACGGGAATCCCGATCCCGTGAACTTGAATTCCAAAACGTACGCCTTGGGGTCAGCCGCAGTTCCTGAGATTTCGGGTACAGCTACCTTTACGGATAACACAGATGGTACAGTAACCATCGACCTGGCTTTGCAAAACACCCCTACCGGAGGCCAGCACCCTGCCCACATCCACTTTAATACCGCTGCAGAAGGAGGCGGTATCGCGCTGTCGCTTGGAGTGGTAGATGGGGATTCCGGTGAAAGCAGCATTACCGTGGACGCACTGGATGATGGTACTCCGATAACCTACGAAGGGCTCCTGGATTTTGATGGGTATATCAATGTTCACTTGAGCGCTGAGGAACTGGCAACAATCGTCGCTCAGGGTGACATCGGGCAAAATGAATTAACAGGCGAGTCCAAGACCTACGTTTTGGATGCCGTCGATGTACCGAATATTAGCGGTACTGCTACATTTTCAGAACGTGTAAATGGAGAAGCCCTTGCAGTTATTGAACTTGCTAATACGCCAGCGGGGGGAGAGCACCCAGGACATATTCACAACAACACGGCAGCTGAAGGTGGCGGCATTGCATTTACCTTTAATCCTGTCATAGGAGATGCGGGGATCAGTAAGACAAATGTGGCCGCACTGGACGATGGATCCGCTTTTGGATTTGCTGATGTCCTGTCGTTTGATGGATATATCAATGTGCATTTAAGTGCCGACGACCTGGCAACATTGGTGGCCCAGGGAGATATCGGTCAAAATGAACTGACAGGAGAATCTATTGCCTATGATTTAGCAGAAAAAGATGTAGCCGGAATTAGCGGAACTGCTCTTTTTGAGGAAAGAGTTAATGGTACCACCCTGGTTACTATTCAACTGACAGGAACCCCCGAAGGTGGTTCTCACCCCGCACACATCCACGAGAATGATATCGCGACCACAGGACCCATCATTGTAGGATTAACTTCTGTCAATGGCGATACTGGACTCAGCAAGACACAGGTAAGCGAACTTGTGGGAGGCGCACAGGTATCCTATACCGATCTTTTGACTGCTAATGCCTATATCAATGTTCACCTGAGTAATGATGACCTGGCAACCATTGTGGCGCAAGGTAATATTGGATCCAATGTCGGAGATGGAAATGAGTCGAAAACCTATGACGTAGTGAATGACGGTGCCACTGCCTATGTCTTTAACGGAGAAGAACTTACCGATTTCAGCAATCCGGATTTAACACTCAAAAGGGGTTCTACCTATACCTTTAACATTGATGCACCCGGACACCCATTTCTGATCAAGGAAGTACAAGGACCCGGCACAATGGACCTATACAATGAAGGAGTTACGGACAACGGCGCAGTGGCAGGAGCCGTGACCTTCACCGTACCAGCCGATGCACCGGATATTCTGTATTATAATTGTGAATTCCACGCCTCGATGACCGGCACCTTTACCATAGTGGATTAA
- a CDS encoding PrsW family intramembrane metalloprotease, with translation MNPILKTSLFTSIIVTALFVVLLYPLVLIDTLKIYDLILVSLSVFPGFFIMSFIYYLDEQDKEPLWLLAIAFILGGVNLLLDINVLDYLLSANTIENYFLNAGMEALTVSLTEEILKFLVVILIIYPNKHFDEPFDGIVYSVFVGMGFATIENLTFVLQGSASLAVLRMVTAVPAHFVFAVIMGYYLGKAKSRKKAQLGYILLSILIPVIIHALYDFFLFIELVKGVWIVGIITLVLALFIAKKSIQEHMEASPFKK, from the coding sequence ATGAACCCGATACTTAAGACAAGTCTGTTTACGAGCATTATAGTTACAGCACTATTTGTTGTCTTACTCTATCCATTGGTATTGATTGATACCCTGAAGATCTATGACCTGATACTGGTAAGCCTCTCTGTTTTCCCCGGTTTTTTCATAATGTCATTTATTTATTATCTGGATGAGCAGGACAAAGAGCCGTTGTGGCTACTAGCTATAGCCTTTATTCTGGGAGGGGTGAACTTGCTTTTAGACATCAATGTTCTGGATTACTTACTCAGTGCCAATACCATTGAGAATTACTTTTTAAATGCCGGTATGGAAGCGCTCACGGTTTCCTTAACGGAAGAAATTTTAAAGTTTCTGGTGGTCATCCTGATCATATATCCGAACAAGCATTTTGACGAACCTTTTGATGGCATAGTCTATTCCGTTTTTGTAGGGATGGGTTTTGCCACCATCGAAAATCTGACTTTTGTCCTGCAAGGCTCCGCGTCACTGGCGGTACTGAGAATGGTTACTGCGGTGCCGGCGCACTTTGTATTTGCGGTAATTATGGGGTATTATCTGGGCAAGGCCAAAAGCAGGAAGAAAGCGCAATTGGGGTATATCCTTCTTTCCATTTTAATCCCCGTAATTATTCATGCCTTGTATGACTTTTTCTTATTTATAGAGTTGGTCAAAGGCGTTTGGATTGTTGGCATTATTACCCTTGTGTTAGCATTATTCATTGCCAAAAAGTCGATCCAGGAACACATGGAGGCATCTCCGTTTAAAAAGTGA